A section of the Methanocaldococcus sp. FS406-22 genome encodes:
- a CDS encoding RNA-protein complex protein Nop10 has translation MRMKKCPKCGTYTLKEICPKCGEKTVIPKPPKFSLEDRWGKYRRMLKRALKNKNKVG, from the coding sequence ATGAGAATGAAAAAATGCCCAAAATGTGGAACTTACACTTTAAAAGAAATCTGCCCAAAGTGTGGAGAAAAAACCGTAATTCCAAAACCTCCAAAATTTTCTTTAGAGGATAGGTGGGGAAAGTATAGAAGGATGTTAAAGAGAGCTTTAAAAAATAAAAATAAAGTTGGATAA
- a CDS encoding translation initiation factor IF-2 subunit alpha, with translation MRREFPEEGDIVIGTVKDVKPYGAFVELLEYPGKEGMIHISEVTSGWVKNIRDHVKVGQRVVAKVLRVDERKGHIDLSLKRVTDQQKRAKVQEWKRFQRASKMLERAAEKLGKSLDEAWEEVGYLLEDEFGELYNAFETMVIEGKEVLDDLEISEEWKNVLYEVAKESIELTNVEVEGIIEMKSYAPDGIKQIKKALTTALKANPYEDVEVKITYIGAPKYRVLVIAPDYKSGEEVLKKVCEKAIATIKKLGGEGTYYRESKK, from the coding sequence ATGAGAAGAGAATTTCCAGAAGAAGGAGATATAGTCATAGGGACTGTAAAAGACGTTAAACCTTATGGAGCATTTGTAGAGCTTTTAGAATATCCAGGAAAGGAGGGAATGATTCACATCTCTGAGGTTACATCTGGATGGGTTAAAAACATTAGAGACCACGTTAAGGTTGGGCAGAGAGTTGTAGCAAAGGTTTTAAGAGTTGATGAGAGGAAAGGGCATATAGATTTATCTTTAAAGAGAGTTACTGACCAGCAAAAAAGGGCAAAAGTTCAAGAATGGAAGAGATTCCAAAGAGCTTCAAAGATGCTTGAAAGAGCCGCTGAAAAATTGGGTAAGAGCTTAGATGAGGCTTGGGAAGAGGTTGGCTACTTGTTGGAGGATGAGTTTGGAGAACTGTACAATGCCTTTGAAACAATGGTTATTGAAGGAAAAGAAGTTTTAGATGATTTGGAAATAAGTGAAGAATGGAAAAATGTTTTGTATGAGGTTGCTAAGGAGAGTATAGAATTAACAAACGTTGAAGTTGAGGGAATCATTGAGATGAAATCCTATGCCCCAGATGGAATTAAACAAATAAAGAAAGCATTAACAACCGCTTTAAAAGCCAACCCTTATGAGGATGTTGAGGTTAAGATAACCTACATAGGAGCTCCAAAGTATAGGGTCTTAGTTATAGCCCCTGATTACAAGAGTGGAGAAGAGGTTTTAAAGAAGGTTTGTGAAAAGGCAATAGCAACAATTAAAAAACTCGGTGGAGAAGGAACTTACTATAGAGAAAGTAAGAAATAA
- the mcrD gene encoding methyl-coenzyme M reductase operon protein D → MSEEIKVIDVKIFPHRYLKAETTEKVLNEIYDLDGIVRVIVHGQPLPKTVPFGPARGLPVNHQDRKVIKVKGEEMELRVKVGEIIITVEGEKLEKIMDGIEEICKRNFPYGYDIYVGAFTKIKPTVTDYMKYGDVSGIDPRLIGMVDASARLKDSVKMIK, encoded by the coding sequence ATGAGTGAAGAGATAAAGGTCATTGATGTAAAAATATTTCCACACAGGTATTTAAAGGCAGAGACAACAGAAAAGGTGTTAAATGAGATTTACGATTTGGATGGAATTGTTAGGGTTATAGTTCATGGACAGCCATTGCCAAAGACTGTTCCATTCGGCCCTGCAAGAGGTTTACCAGTAAATCATCAAGATAGAAAAGTTATTAAGGTTAAAGGCGAAGAGATGGAGTTGAGGGTTAAAGTTGGGGAAATAATTATAACAGTTGAAGGGGAAAAACTTGAAAAGATAATGGATGGAATAGAAGAGATATGTAAAAGGAATTTTCCTTATGGATATGATATATATGTTGGGGCATTCACCAAAATAAAACCAACTGTAACTGATTATATGAAGTATGGAGATGTTAGCGGAATAGACCCAAGATTAATTGGTATGGTAGATGCATCAGCAAGGTTAAAAGACTCTGTAAAGATGATAAAATAA
- a CDS encoding (Fe-S)-binding protein, whose amino-acid sequence MVEVNEITKYLPGFNCGACGYKRCDLFAEALLNKDVKLEDCPFLLRDRYKENYEKLKEILKIKGEIKKQEKYIGVIDGYEADFLLKPLPNECSCRETLLIMDKKELKVGDYIRYRPLGCSIPHFAKIIDEYHGLYIIHVVGPCHRITGEKIEYKDVGIAIVVAFEGIVEGKVPEVGKTVKFIPKHCMMQKVHSGVVVQVEGKRVYIEGIDLKVF is encoded by the coding sequence CTTGTGGCTATAAGAGATGTGATTTATTTGCCGAGGCATTATTGAATAAAGATGTAAAATTAGAGGACTGCCCATTTTTGCTTAGAGATAGATATAAAGAAAACTATGAAAAATTAAAAGAGATTTTAAAGATTAAAGGAGAAATTAAAAAACAGGAAAAATACATTGGAGTTATTGATGGATATGAGGCAGATTTTCTATTAAAACCTCTACCAAATGAATGCTCTTGTAGGGAAACACTATTAATTATGGATAAAAAAGAGCTTAAAGTTGGAGATTATATAAGATATAGACCTTTAGGCTGTTCAATTCCACACTTTGCTAAGATAATCGATGAATATCATGGTTTATACATAATCCACGTAGTGGGGCCGTGCCATAGGATAACTGGAGAAAAAATAGAGTATAAAGATGTTGGTATAGCGATAGTTGTTGCATTTGAGGGCATTGTGGAGGGAAAAGTGCCAGAGGTTGGAAAAACCGTAAAATTTATACCAAAACACTGCATGATGCAAAAGGTTCATTCTGGAGTGGTTGTGCAAGTTGAAGGAAAAAGAGTTTATATAGAAGGCATTGATTTGAAAGTATTCTAA